Proteins from one Setaria italica strain Yugu1 chromosome V, Setaria_italica_v2.0, whole genome shotgun sequence genomic window:
- the LOC101766939 gene encoding ABC transporter G family member 10, whose amino-acid sequence MEATVMSQGSKVDTNGGGGGRRIRPRYRIETRALSYVLPPRGASFLWGGAKTKAEEGRLLLRGVTCEAPPGELVAIVGPSGAGKTTLLTVLAGSADPARVAAGEVLVNGLPMDAARFRRASGYVPQDDALFPALTVEESLVYSARLRLRAAGGAAAAERARELMVELGLRHVAASRVADVSGGERRRVSIGMDLVHDPAVLLLDEPTSGLDSGSALHIVKMLRDMAAAHGKTVVLTIHQPGFRILELIDRVVLLADGAVRHHGSLDFLQSRLIATGHAIPAHVNVLEYAMETIDSLKPDVAVATTITTASANRENNVAPVGPGLASARRAGYANTPAAEVRILAGRFTKTVLRSPQLFAARMAQSVLAGAFLGSIFLGATDLQSRLGFFAFNLTYLLSSTTEALPVFLHERRILERETTRGAYRVSSYVASNAAVFLPFLLAAALLYAAPVYWLVGLAREPAAFAYFALVVWLVMLTANSFVACLSALAPNYIVGNSVVAGLIGCFFLFSGYFVASKNIPRYWVFMHYASLFKYPFEALVVNEYGGARGARECLASAGGAGGICVLDGAGLLRQQGMREGMRWSNLGVMLGFVVGYRVLCFAFLWFRCHRMRR is encoded by the coding sequence ATGGAGGCGACGGTGATGTCGCAGGGCAGCAAGGTGGACAccaatggcggtggcggcgggcgccggATCAGGCCGCGGTACCGTATCGAGACCAGGGCCCTCTCGTACGTGCTCCCTCCGCGCGGCGCCTCGTTCCTGTGGGGCGGTGCCAAGAcgaaggcggaggaggggcggctgctgctgcggggcGTCACGTGCGAGGCGCCGCCGGGGGAGCTGGTGGCGATCGTGGGGCCGAGCGGGGCGGGCAAGACCACGCTGCTGACGGTGCTGGCCGGGTCGGCGGACCCGGCGCGGGTGGCGGCCGGGGAGGTGCTCGTGAACGGCCTCCCCATGGACGCCGCGCGCTTCCGCCGGGCGTCCGGGTACGTGCCGCAGGACGACGCGCTGTTCCCGGCGCTCACCGTCGAGGAGTCGCTCGTGTACAGcgcgcgcctgcgcctgcgcgctgccggcggggcggccgccgcggagcgggcgcgggagcTGATGGTGGAGCTCGGCCTGCGTCACGTCGCGGCGTCCCGCGTCGCCGACGTgtccggcggcgagcggcggcgggtgtcCATCGGAATGGACCTCGTGCACGACCCGGCCGTGCTGCTGCTGGACGAGCCCACGTCCGGCCTCGACTCCGGCTCCGCGCTCCACATTGTCAAGATGCTCAGGGACATGGCCGCCGCGCACGGCAAGACCGTCGTGCTCACCATCCACCAGCCCGGATTCCGCATCCTCGAGCTCATCGACCGCGTCGTGCtcctcgccgacggcgccgtCCGCCACCACGGCTCCCTCGACTTCCTCCAGTCGCGCCTCATCGCCACCGGCCACGCCATCCCCGCCCACGTCAACGTCCTCGAGTACGCCATGGAGACCATCGACTCCCTCAAGCccgacgtcgccgtcgccaccacgATCACCACCGCGTCGGCAAACCGAGAGAACAACGTCGCGCCGGTCGGCCCGGGGCTGGCgtccgcgcggcgcgcggggtaCGCGAACACGCCGGCGGCCGAGGTGCGCATCCTGGCGGGGCGGTTCACGAAGACGGTGCTCCGGTCGCCGCAGCTGTTCGCGGCGAGGATGGCGCAGTCGGTGCTGGCCGGCGCGTTCCTCGGCAGCATCTTCCTGGGCGCCACCGACCTGCAGTCCCGCCTGGGCTTCTTCGCCTTCAACCTCACCTACCTGCTCTCCTCCACCACCGAGGCCCTACCCGTATTCCTCCACGAGCGCCGCATCCTGGAGCGCGAGACCACCCGCGGCGCCTACCGCGTCTCCTCCTACGTCGCCTCCAACGCCGCCGTCTTCCTCCcgttcctcctcgccgccgcgctcctctaCGCGGCGCCCGTGTACTGGCTCGTCGGCCTGGcgcgcgagcccgccgcctTCGCCTACTTCGCCCTCGTCGTCTGGCTCGTCATGCTCACCGCCAACTCCTTCGTGGCGTGCCTCAGCGCGCTAGCGCCCAACTACATCGTCGGCAACTCCGTCGTGGCGGGGCTCATCGGCTGCTTCTTCCTATTCTCCGGCTACTTCGTGGCCAGCAAGAACATCCCGCGCTACTGGGTGTTCATGCACTACGCGAGCCTGTTCAAGTACCCGTTCGAGGCACTAGTGGTGAACGAgtacggcggcgcgcgcggcgccaggGAGTGCCTCgcctcggccggcggcgcggggggcaTCTGCGTGCTCGACGGCGCGGGGCTGCTGCGGCAGCAGGGGATGCGGGAGGGCATGCGGTGGAGCAACCTCGGCGTCATGCTGGGGTTCGTCGTCGGCTACAGGGTGCTCTGCTTCGCCTTCCTCTGGTTCAGGTGCCACCGCATGAGGAGGTGA